The Ciona intestinalis unplaced genomic scaffold, KH HT001092.1, whole genome shotgun sequence genome window below encodes:
- the LOC100181418 gene encoding galactosylceramide sulfotransferase-like isoform X1, whose amino-acid sequence MLVALVANMRRKLTILVFIFGFGFCSWVLIRKINTIYQQSKVETWKNKLPKTKEPTYKAPEKSCEPITKIMFMKTHKTASTSVMNIIERYAVKHNLTIALPNGGNADQFDYPNPFHERMVFPLLHGQDRYDVICHHMRFNSQQVNKILPRHVAKYVTILREPGKMFESIFDYFYDLVDFFHNVPSSSRENLEIWLDDAPSRINRGGKGGFWFIGKNLEYHDLGFSNMNEQAKYLKLAAERIEQEFDLVMISDHFMESLILLKDLMCWDLKDVVSLKLNSRKSKSPEQPEQLRRKIRNWNKADAFLFDHFNATLWRKVEAFGHQRMAQEIAELKRLNGEFFKECVNDTGVVGGKNKLFNPNGRLDLKAYAPKNNVSQMCQLATMGTLQISAKLRDNYLRQKQLLD is encoded by the exons ATGCTTGTTGCATTAGTTGCAAATATGAGAAGGAAATTAACTATcctagtttttatatttgggTTCGGATTCTGTTCATGGGTTTTGATCAGGAAAATAAACACAATCTATCAACAAAGCAA GGTGGAAACATGGAAGAATAAACTCCCTAAGACAAAGGAACCAACATACAAAGCCCCTGAG AAATCATGTGAGCCAATCACGAAAATCATGTTCATGAAGACTCACAAAACAGCCAGCACGTCGGTAATGAATATAATTGAACGATACGCTGTGAAACATAACCTCACTATAGCGCTACCTAACGGAGGGAATGCCGACCAGTTCGACTACCCAAACCCCTTTCATGAACGAATGGTTTTCCCATTGTTACACGGGCAAGAtcgttatgatgtcatatgcCACCATATGAG ATTCAACTCACAGcaagttaataaaatattgccGCGTCATGTTGCAAAATACGTGACAATCCTACGCGAGCCGGGGAAAATGTTTGAATCGATATTCGATTATTTTTATGACCTTGTGGATTTTTTTCACAACGTTCCTTCAAGTTCGAGGGAAAACTTGGAGATTTGGTTGGACGATGCGCCAAGCCGTATTAACCGGGGTGGGAAAG GAGGTTTCTGGTTTATCGGGAAAAACCTTGAGTATCATGATCTGGGGTTTTCAAATATGAATGAACAGGCAAAATACTTGAAACTGGCGGCCGAAAGAATTGAACAAGAGTTTGATCTTGTTATGATATCTGACCATTTCATGGAGTCACTTATTTTACTTAAG gaCTTAATGTGCTGGGACCTTAAAGACGTCGTttctttgaaattaaattctaGAAAAAGCAAAAGTCCGGAACAACCAGAGCAATTAAGACGGAAAATCCGAAACTGGAATAAAGCAGACGCATTCCTGTTCGATCACTTTAACGCCACCTTATGGAGAAAGGTTGAGGCGTTTGGCCACCAGAGGATGGCGCAAGAGATCGCGGaattaaaaagattaaacggggagttttttaaagaatgtGTGAATGACACTGGCGTTGTAGGAggcaaaaataaactgtttaatcCAAATGGGAGACTAGATTTAAAAGCATACGCGCCAAAAAACAATGTCTCACAAATGTGCCAGCTGGCCACTATGGGTACTTTACAAATCTCCGCAAAATTAAGAGATAACTATTTAAGGCAAAAACAATTATTagattaa
- the LOC100181418 gene encoding galactose-3-O-sulfotransferase 3-like isoform X2 produces the protein MLVALVANMRRKLTILVFIFGFGFCSWVLIRKINTIYQQSKVETWKNKLPKTKEPTYKAPEKSCEPITKIMFMKTHKTASTSVMNIIERYAVKHNLTIALPNGGNADQFDYPNPFHERMVFPLLHGQDRYDVICHHMRFNSQQVNKILPRHVAKYVTILREPGKMFESIFDYFYDLVDFFHNVPSSSRENLEIWLDDAPSRINRGGKGGFWFIGKNLEYHDLGFSNMNEQAKYLKLAAERIEQEFDLVMISDHFMESLILLKVGQKVSTACLATGQKLCNSIM, from the exons ATGCTTGTTGCATTAGTTGCAAATATGAGAAGGAAATTAACTATcctagtttttatatttgggTTCGGATTCTGTTCATGGGTTTTGATCAGGAAAATAAACACAATCTATCAACAAAGCAA GGTGGAAACATGGAAGAATAAACTCCCTAAGACAAAGGAACCAACATACAAAGCCCCTGAG AAATCATGTGAGCCAATCACGAAAATCATGTTCATGAAGACTCACAAAACAGCCAGCACGTCGGTAATGAATATAATTGAACGATACGCTGTGAAACATAACCTCACTATAGCGCTACCTAACGGAGGGAATGCCGACCAGTTCGACTACCCAAACCCCTTTCATGAACGAATGGTTTTCCCATTGTTACACGGGCAAGAtcgttatgatgtcatatgcCACCATATGAG ATTCAACTCACAGcaagttaataaaatattgccGCGTCATGTTGCAAAATACGTGACAATCCTACGCGAGCCGGGGAAAATGTTTGAATCGATATTCGATTATTTTTATGACCTTGTGGATTTTTTTCACAACGTTCCTTCAAGTTCGAGGGAAAACTTGGAGATTTGGTTGGACGATGCGCCAAGCCGTATTAACCGGGGTGGGAAAG GAGGTTTCTGGTTTATCGGGAAAAACCTTGAGTATCATGATCTGGGGTTTTCAAATATGAATGAACAGGCAAAATACTTGAAACTGGCGGCCGAAAGAATTGAACAAGAGTTTGATCTTGTTATGATATCTGACCATTTCATGGAGTCACTTATTTTACTTAAG